A stretch of Syntrophorhabdaceae bacterium DNA encodes these proteins:
- a CDS encoding IclR family transcriptional regulator, which produces MATDDLRYKTLKDFGRILSIFESDQGEERSVSDIARLLEMLPSKVSRMMKTLQSEGLFERNPESGRYRTGGRFLQVGLLYVLNHPLRRIILPHVEQINKDFGLLTSWGIFRNLRVIVVDRLGPGEGHYMHPLGSGPPLHSSSYGKIFLAYQPPEEQERILRSMNFQKLTAATITDVKSIKQELARIRKRGYAFDDGGTQEGLVCLTTPVLNDSGDVAAALTIGGRQPNLMKSRLSKLAPCLAEKTLFISRQLGYTSER; this is translated from the coding sequence ATGGCTACAGACGATCTGCGATACAAAACGCTTAAGGATTTCGGGAGGATACTTTCCATCTTTGAAAGCGACCAAGGAGAAGAGAGGAGTGTGAGCGACATCGCCAGGCTGCTTGAGATGCTTCCAAGCAAAGTGTCCCGCATGATGAAGACATTGCAAAGCGAGGGGCTCTTCGAAAGGAACCCCGAGAGCGGGAGATACCGGACGGGAGGCAGATTCCTTCAAGTCGGACTGCTCTATGTGCTGAACCATCCTCTGCGCCGGATCATCCTTCCTCACGTGGAACAGATAAACAAGGATTTCGGCCTTCTGACGAGCTGGGGGATCTTCCGAAACCTCAGGGTCATCGTTGTGGATCGTCTCGGTCCAGGCGAAGGTCACTACATGCATCCCCTTGGATCAGGTCCACCCCTGCACTCATCATCGTATGGAAAGATCTTTCTCGCTTATCAGCCGCCCGAAGAACAGGAACGGATACTGAGGTCCATGAATTTTCAAAAGTTGACCGCAGCAACCATAACGGACGTGAAGTCGATCAAGCAAGAGCTGGCAAGGATAAGGAAAAGGGGTTATGCGTTTGATGACGGTGGAACGCAAGAGGGATTAGTCTGTCTCACAACCCCGGTACTCAACGATAGCGGTGATGTTGCAGCCGCACTAACCATTGGCGGCAGACAACCGAACCTTATGAAGAGCAGGCTCTCAAAGCTGGCACCGTGTTTGGCCGAGAAGACTCTCTTCATCTCCCGTCAGCTTGGATACACTTCCGAAAGATGA
- a CDS encoding helix-turn-helix domain-containing protein — MDSLYTINEVAKILRLSKPSVYRLMSSKKLTSVKIGGRTLFKESEINRFIDGLGGEEDRT, encoded by the coding sequence ATGGACAGCCTGTATACGATCAACGAAGTGGCCAAGATTCTCCGCCTATCAAAACCGTCGGTTTATCGCTTGATGTCCAGTAAGAAACTGACAAGCGTGAAGATAGGCGGTAGAACACTTTTCAAGGAGTCGGAGATAAATCGGTTCATTGATGGTCTTGGCGGCGAAGAGGATAGGACGTAA